A DNA window from Camelina sativa cultivar DH55 chromosome 17, Cs, whole genome shotgun sequence contains the following coding sequences:
- the LOC104757881 gene encoding transmembrane protein 50A has protein sequence MDLAELWAIFGPGFSGAVFGTGWWFWVDAVVCSSIQVPFVHYLPGIFASLGALMFNCVRKEDIDYSPYDEGEWRLKLWLFIAYVVAFVSLAASVGLLIQDSVVITGPSTWTGVAGVFQCVFVLISGLMYWTSHSE, from the exons ATGGATTTGGCTGAACTATGGGCTATTTTCGGACCCGGGTTCTCCGGCGCAGTCTTCGGAACCGGATGGTGGTTTTGGGTTGACGCCGTCGTGTGCAGTTCCATTCAAGTTCCCTTCGTCCATTACCTTCCCG GCATATTCGCATCTCTCGGAGCTTTGATGTTCAATTGCGTCAGAAAAGAAGACATTGATTACTCTCCTTATGACGAAGGCGAGTGGAG ATTGAAGCTATGGCTTTTCATAGCGTATGTCGTAGCGTTTGTTTCCTTAGCTGCATCTGTTGGCTTGCTGATTCAAGATTCGGTCGTCATTACTGGGCCTTCGACTTGGACTGGTGTGGCTGGTGTTTTTCAATGCGTGTTTGTATTGATAAG TGGGCTAATGTATTGGACGTCACATTCAGAGTAA
- the LOC104757882 gene encoding uncharacterized protein LOC104757882, with product MDKGEQSLAPEWLRSSGHASGGGSSNHLLVSSSSHSDSASLQHNIRNRNSRSKSDIDSIHSPFLDRSSSTNSRRGSSNGSAKHAYSSFNFNRSQRDKDRSREKDRVSYVDPWDLDTAIPIRTILTGRDPDPLRRSHSMVTRKQGDHLSRGLTVGLKNGGSSNSYNGNGILSGSSIGNSFQRTGFDKDFPSLGAEEKQGGQDVVRVSSPGLSSAVQNLPVGNSALIGGEGWTSALAEVPNVIEKVCAGSLTSPKANAVSTRALSGPTGLNMAEALVQAPARTHTPPQGSVKTQRLEDLAIKQSRQLIPVVPSAPKCSSLNSSDKSKTKQVIRAGETCLAPSRNAQQQPSVLLGNLQSNPSGQIKSEKKLLVLKPARENGVSAVKESGTPSANTNSRAASSQLMSNAQSTQSPPVRSTNSPKELKGASAFSMISSQTIEKKSSAAQTQSRSAFYSALKQKTVSTSISTDPVNSSTSISSSVEGKVNSSKELVASDPSSPQATSGLEVTERVQVASHTSGFEAADTPDEKEAEFLRSLGWDENSGEDEALTVEEIEAFVEQYKKLRPSLPQRLSMIQEAREDVA from the exons ATGGACAAAGGTGAACAGTCTTTAGCTCCGGAATGGTTGAGAAGTTCAGGGCATGCTTCTGGTGGTGGGAGTTCAAACCACCTCCttgtatcatcttcttctcattcaG ATTCTGCATCTTTACAACATAATATCAGGAATAGGAATTCTAGGAGCAAAAGTGACATTGATTCAATTCATTCTCCTTTTCTGGATCGATCTTCTTCTACTAATTCAAGGAGAGGCTCTAGTAATGGGTCTGCAAAGCATGCATATAGTAGTTTCAACTTTAATAGGAGTCAAAGGGATAAGGACCGCAGCAGGGAGAAGGATAGGGTAAGCTATGTAGATCCTTGGGACCTTGACACTGCTATCCCTATTAGAACTATCCTGACTGGTAGGGATCCGGATCCATTGAGACGATCACATTCAATGGTGACAAGGAAACAGGGCGATCACTTATCTCGAGGATTAACTGTGGGTTTGAAAAATGGTGGCAGTAGTAATAGTTATAACGGTAATGGAATACTTTCTGGATCTAGTATTGGGAATAGCTTTCAGAGAACTGGGTTTGATAAGGATTTTCCTTCGCTTGGTGCTGAGGAGAAGCAAGGTGGGCAAGATGTTGTACGAGTCTCATCTCCTGGTTTAAGTTCAGCTGTTCAAAACTTGCCAGTTGGTAACTCAGCTTTGATTGGTGGGGAAGGTTGGACGTCGGCTCTGGCAGAGGTTCCCAATGTCATTGAAAAGGTTTGTGCTGGGTCATTAACGTCTCCAAAAGCTAATGCTGTTAGCACGAGAGCTTTATCTGGACCGACTGGTCTGAACATGGCTGAAGCATTGGTGCAGGCTCCAGCAAGAACTCACACCCCTCCCCAG GGATCTGTGAAGACACAAAGACTTGAGGACTTGGCAATCAAGCAGTCAAGGCAATTGATACCGGTTGTGCCTTCAGCACCAAAGTGCTCG AGTCTGAATTCTTCTGATAAATCCAAGACAAAGCAAGTGATTCGGGCTGGTGAAACTTGTCTTGCTCCCTCGAGAAATGCCCAACAACAGCCCTCTGTACTGCTTGGGAATTTACAGTCTAACCCCAGTGGTCAAATCAAATCTGAGAAGAAGCTGTTGGTTCTCAAACCGGCTAGGGAAAACGGTGTCAGTGCTGTTAAAGAATCTGGAACTCCTAGTGCTAATACAAACAGTCGAGCCGCCTCTAGCCAGCTGATGTCCAATGCCCAATCAACACAATCTCCTCCTGTCAGAAGTACAAACAGCCCGAAGGAGCTCAAGGGAGCTAGTGCCTTCTCCATGATATCTAGCCAAACTATTGAAAAGAAATCTTCTGCTGCTCAAACTCAGAGCAGAAGTGCTTTTTACAGTGCTCTGAAGCAGAAAACTGTTTCAACAAGCATCTCCACTGATCCTGTTAACTCTTCAACCAgcatttcttcttctgttgaggGAAAAGTCAACAGCTCAAAGGAACTTGTAGCTAGTGACCCTTCAAGTCCACAGGCAACAAGTGGCCTCGAAGTGACTGAAAGAGTCCAGGTAGCCTCTCATACGAGTGGATTTGAAGCAGCAGACACTCCAGATGAGAAAGAAGCAGAGTTCCTTAGATCGCTCGGCTGGGATGAAAACAGTGGCGAAGATGAAGCACTCACAGTGGAGGAGATAGAAGCCTTTGTTGAACAG TACAAGAAGCTAAGGCCGTCGCTTCCGCAGAGACTGTCCATGATACAAGAGGCAAGAGAGGATGTAGCTTAA
- the LOC104757883 gene encoding uncharacterized calcium-binding protein At1g02270-like, whose product MEKSGIGAIPNWSSYCFSYGLLTAVHKDYFRVVNSRDLLFNDCGDRVAQLLHVELVPPYSQYDAHQQVLIVNTHLLFPHDSTLSIVRLQQVYKILQYVVSQSLKHCEYIIGH is encoded by the exons ATGGAGAAAAG TGGAATTGGAGCAATACCCAACTGGTCCTCATATTGCTTCTCATATG gTTTGCTTACGGCTGTTCATAAGGATTATTTTAGAGTTGTGAACTCAAGGGATTTGCTTTTTAACGATTGTGGTGACAGAGTTGCGCAGTTGCTACATGTAGAATTAGTTCCTCCTTACTCTCAGTATGATGCTCATCAACAAGTTTTGATTGTCAATACTCATTTGCTGTTTCCTCATGATTCAACTTTGTCTATAGTAAGACTGCAACAG GTTTATAAGATTCTTCAGTATGTAGTGTCACAGTCTTTAAAACACTGTGAATACATAATTGGGCATTAG